The nucleotide window GAATTGCGGCGCCATACCAAAACACTTGCTGGAATCTGAATTATTTGGCTATGAAAAGGGCGCATTTACAGGGGCTGACAGTCAGGGAAAGCCCGGTTTGTTTGAACAGGCAGATGGGGGGACTATATTTCTAGATGAAATTGGCGATATGCCCATCGATCTTCAAGTGAAATTATTAAGGGTTCTCCAAGAATTTGAAATCATGCGCGTTGGCGGCAGAAAAAGCTTTAAAATTGATGTAAGGGTCATTTCGGCGACAAATATGAATTTAGAGGAAATGGTCGATAAAAATGATTTTAGACGGGATCTTTATTACCGGTTAAATATCGTACCTATCAAGGTCCCACCCTTAAGGGAAAGGATAGCAGATATTGTTCCACTTGCTTTCTATTTTTTAAATAAAACTAATAAAAAGAATAAGTTAAACAAACGGTTTCATCATGAAATCATTCACTTCTTTGAAGAATATCGCTGGCCTGGGAATATTCGAGAGTTAGAAAATTTAATTGAAAGATTAGTCGTCACAACAGACAATGAGGAAATCGGGATGCATGATTTACCTCAAAGCATGTTACAAGGAAGGGCCCGTAAAAAGACAGAAACAAGGAAGTTAAAGGAAATAATTGCTACTGTTGAGCGGAAGCTTATCAAAGAGCAAATGGAAAAATCAAAGACCACACGAGTAGCTGCAAAAGAATTAGGGATTAGCCAATCCGCCCTCGTCAAAAAAATGCAGAAATTAGGTCTTTGATGAAAAAAGGAATCAAAAGTCAACGTTCATTCGTTGGCTTTTTTTATTGCCCTCTCGGAAAAGCGGAAAATGTTCCATATAGCAATGGGGAATAAGGAAGAGATTTCTATATTTTTGTTGCAATATGTCGAATTATTCTGTATTTTCACGCAATGTGAAATGTTGGCACAATATTTGCATTAAAGATAAATAGCACACCAACAAATAAAAGTGGATGAAGGGGAATGAAGGTTATGGAGTTACCAACATTTGATTTAACAGGCAAGGTTGCCCTCGTTACTGGAGGAAGTAAAGGGATTGGGTTTAGCATGGCACAGGCATTAGGGCATTATGGGGCAAAGCTTGTTATTTCCAGCCGAGGGGTCGAAGAAGGGGAAAGGGCTGTATCACTGTTAAAGGAAGAGGATATTGAAGCTGTCTATATCCCTTGTGATGTGACGAAAAAGGATCAGGTGGAACAGCTAGTCAGTCAAATTGTTGATCAGTTCGGCTCGCTTGATATCTTAGTGAATAACGCGGGAATGAATATCCGTAAACTCTTAATTGATGTCGAAGAAAGCGATTGGGATCAAGTTTTAACAGTCAATCTAAAAGGGCTTTTTCTTGTTGGGCAGGCCTGTGCCAAACAAATGATCAAACAAAAATATGGGAAGATCATTAACATCTCCTCCATTTTGGGATCAATCGGCATGCCATTCCAAACATCTTATGCGGCTAGTAAAGGCGGCATTAACCAAGTAACAAAAGTTTGGGCAGAAGAATTAGCCCCCTATAATATTACCGTTAATGCCATTGGGCCTGGTTACATAAAAACACCTATGACCAAAGAGTGGCTATCTGATCCTGAACGGACTGAGAAAATCACCAATGCCAGCATGATCAAGAGGATTGGAGAAACTTCGGATCTTGTGGGACCTGTGGTTTTCTTTGCCTCTGATACCTCGGCATATGTTACGGGTCAGATATTAAATGTGGATGGCGGCTGTACAGCTCGTTAACGAAATGATTAGGAGGTTAAGGTATGAATATCATCAAGGAAGTCCACTTTACTCGAGAGGTAAAAGTCTTCGAGGATCGGCCGGATACCCTATCAGCGATGTTGAAAGAGACTGCCCGTAACTATCCAGCAGGTGAGGCTCTTGTGATGAATGGAAATCGCTTAACGTATAAAGAAATGTACGAAAAAGTGGAGCAGATTGCTGGTCATTTACAAAACTCCCTAGGTGTGAAAAAGAGAGATCGGGTGGCTCTGTTATTAGGAAATAGTATTGAATTTTGTTTACTCGTGTTTGCTTGTGCTCGATTAGGGGCGATTGTGGTGCCTTTAAATACTAGATTAAAAGAAACTGAACTTTCTTTTATGATTCAACAATCGAACAGCAAGATCTTGGTGGTGGATGATGAATTTTTAGAAAAGGTCGAAGGCATGAGAGATCTTGATTCCATCGGACATGTCCAACACTTTTTCTTAATCGGACATAAAACACCAAACCGAAAAGATTATTTGCCTTTTGAAATTCTAGAACAGCCATCAACCGTTGCGGATGTGTATGTAACGGAAGAGGATCCATTATTTATTATGTATACCTCGGGAACAACGGGGCAGCCAAAAGGGGCAATCGGCAGTCATTTAGGGGCGATTCACAGCGCCATCAATTATGAACACGTATTAAAGACAAATGACAAAGCAAGAACCCTCATCGCGGTTCCGCTCTTTCATGTGACAGGCTTAATTGGCCAGCTCTTTCACATGGTGAAGGTGGGGGGGACATCCGTTATTATGAGGCGATTTAGGACAGAAGAATACATCCGATTAACTGTGGAAGAAAATGTATCCTTTCTGTTTAATGTGCCTACCATCTACATTATGATGATGGCACATCCAGATTTCTCCGTGTATAACTATTCAAAAGTAAATTGTATCGCCTACGGCGGTGCTCCGATGTCATCGGAAACGATATATAAATTGAAAAAGTATTTTCCGAATTCGTACTTGCATAATGCTTATGGAGCCACTGAGACCTCCTCTCCCGCAACCATTATGCCGCAAAAATTTCATGACTCAAAGGTAGCTTCCGTTGGACTGCCTGTTCCGGTTGGCGAAATGAGAGTGGTCAATGATTTGGATGAACCATGTAATCCCGGTGAAGTGGGAGAATTATTAATTAAAGGTCCGATGATTGTTGAAGGCTATTGGAACAATGAGATTGCCAACCAAACATCATTCCTTCACGGATTTTGGCGCTCTGGCGACTTAGCGAAAATAGATGAAGATGGGTTTGTCTATATTGTCGATCGAAAGAAAGACCTCATTAACCGGGGCGGGGAAAAGATATTCTCCATTGAGGTCGAGAATGTTATTTATAATCATCCAAAAGTACATGAAGTGGCCGTCGTAGGAGTTCCAGATCCACTCTTCGGGGAAATTGTCAAAGCGGTGATTGTCCCAAAGGCGGATGAAACTATTAAGAGCCAAGAAATAAGAGATTTTGTAGCCGATAGATTAGCAAATTATAAAGTTCCGAAACTAGTAGAATTTGTATCCGAACTGCCTCGGAATGCGGCAGGGAAAATAATCAAGAATGTACTGAAGAATGTACAGCACTAGAAAATTTTTTTACAAAAGAGAGGAAGAGATGCAATGTCTACAATTATGAAAAAGGCGTGGGGCTTTCGCTATGCGATCTTACTTATTCTTTGGTTAGTCTATATTATTAATTATTTTGATCGGATGGCGGTCTTAACCTTCCTGCCATTCATCCAGAAGGATTTACATTTAACCCCTGTGGAAGTAGGGCAGCTAGCCTCTGTGTTTTTCTTTGCCTATGCCGCTGCGCAAATTAGCGCTGGTTTCCTGGCTGATAAAATTGGTGCCAAGAAGGTTATGTATATTGCGATTACCGTCTTTACATTCGTAACTGCTTTAACTGGAATGGTGAAAACCTTCGGACAGTTTTTAGCACTCCGAATCGGATTAGGGCTTGGAGAAGGACACCATTTTGCCCCGGCCATTCGGGCCATTAATAACTGGTTCCCTCATAAAGAAAGAGGAAGGGCCGTTTCGTTTTTCGCGACATCATGGGCCGTTGCTCCGGCAATTGTTCCGGTTATCGTGACAAGTATCTCTATTTATTTCTTCAGTGGTGCTTGGAGACCAGTATTCTATGTCCTTGCTATCCCAGGAGCAATTGGAATCCTTTTACTATGGCGTTTTGTATCAGATTCACCAAGTGAAATGATTGCAAAAGGCAAATTAAGTAAGGATCAGGATGTGGATGATTCTTCAGTTAGAAAGATTTCGAAAGAAGAGAAACGAAAAAGCTACGGGATTTTCTTGAAGGATGTTAATTTTTATGTTTTTACCTTGTGCCTCTTTTGTCAATTAGCTGTTTATTGGGGAACTACGACATGGTTAACTTCCTTTTTGGTTACACAGCATGGGTTAAATCTGAAGGAAATGGGCTTGTTCGCATCTGCCCCCTATATCGTTGCCTTCTTCGCCATGATGCTCGGGGGATGGTTGATGGATAACGTTCTACATCGAATGAAGCCTGTTGCTTTGATTGGGTATATCTGCAGTATTCCTGTGTTGTGGATGCTTGGTGCCGTTGAAAAAGGAAATACAGGTCTATTACTTACACTATTATTGCTCGTTGGTTTCTTTGTTAACTTAAACTTTGGCTCCATTTATGCGTATCTGCCTAAATTATACCCAAAGGAAGTTGTTGGGAGTGCCACAGGGTTAGCGAATGGAATTGGTCAGCTGGGTGCATTTGTTTCTCCTCTCGTTGCAGGATATTTAGTAAAAGTAGGAGCTAATGGAGCACAAGATTTTAGCAGAGTTTTCATCTTCTTTGCCATCGTTTCAGCAGTTGCGGCAGTTTGTGCCATTATCTTGAAGGAAAAGAAGATTACGAATGCCAATATAAAATTGGTTAACAATGAGAAATCGGTTAGTTAGGGTTTTTTGAGAATATAAACATGGAGGGATACAAACAATGGCAGAAATCGAAAAAAATGCAACGTATTTAGAACTTTTATGGGATCAAACCTTGCAACAAGTCGATTCTTGGGTTCAACAAGCAGAATTTCACGAGGACATCCTTCTTCAATATGCAACCAATTTTGCAGAAAAGGTGAAACGAAATGAGCAAAACAGCAAAGAACTGACGGAACATCTTTCGGAAAAAGTTCGTGAGTGGGAAAAAGCATCTCGTGAAGAGCTGCTGACGACAACAACAGCTTTGAAAAACTTGTTCCCAACAAAATCATACGAGGAAATAAACAAACAATTTGATGATATCCAAAACAAAACGGCAGAATTTACCTTAACGCCCTTTACGTATCTAGCTAATGGTGAGCAAGTAGACAAGGTCGTCCATGCCTTAGAGCAATATGTTGAATGTAAACGAACCAATCGAAATCTGTTTGTGAAAAATGTAAAAGAAGCAGCTTCCATTATTCGTGAGAATCAAAATGTATTATTGGATTTAATGACAAAGCAAGTGAAAAATATTTTCTTTCCTTTTCAACAATTATATACGGTTCAAACCCATTCTTTGAAATCAAAAACCAATCAGCAGGGGGATTAACATGGCAGGTCAAGGGACTTTTGATCCATACGATTTAGTTAAAAAGTTTAGTGATCAATGGGAAAAGCAAGCAAATGAAATGATTCACTCCTGGACAAACAATCGCGAATTTGTTGGATTTTCGAAAGTGAGTTCAGATATTCAATCACGTTATCTTGAGATGGTTAAGAAAAATCAAGAGTTACTAGCGAATCAGTTACATGTACCTACCAAAAGCGATTTCGCTCATGTCGCAAAATTAGCGATTCAAACAGAAGAAAAGCTTGACGCACTCGAAGAACAAATCTGGAGTTTACAAGCTTCGATGGATACCGCAAATAAAGGGATTACTAGTCTTGTCGAAGTTTCACGAGAGATGATGAAGCTAACAAAACAACTGAAATCGGAGCAAGTGAAATACAAAAAGGATATAGAAAAAGTAAGTGAGTTTTATTTTGAAATTCAAGAAATAAGAAGTGAATTAGCCCAAAATCTTGTCTTAAAAGAGGAGATTTCCGCTCTTAAAAAGCAGGTAGATGAAAAACTGGGTAAACATAAGAAAAATGAACGGGAACTTGAACTGGCAGCTACAGCTAAGTAATCGGAGGAGGAGCAAGATTGACCACAGATACTGAAAGGAAAACCTCTTTTGATTTTGAAAAAGAGTGGACGCGTTGGAATGAATTTTTCAAGACGATTAATGGGCCAGAACTTAGTAAAGAGCTTACCCCAAGACAATGTATTTGGAAGAAAAACAAGGCAACATTGTGGCATTATGCAGCTGTTGAAAAGAAATATGATGTGCCAATATTCTTTATTTATTCCCTATTCAATCGTCCCCATATCTTAGATTTTGCCCCGGGTACCAGTGTCATTGAGGGATTAATAAACAGTGGTTATGATGTCTATTTATTAGATTGGGGAATGGCTGGTTACGAGGATAAAGATATTAATCTAGAAGATTATATTGTTGACTATATTAAAAAAAGTGTTCAACGAGTATTACGACATTCGGCTGCCGATGAGGTGTCGGTGGTCGGATATTGTCTAGGTGGCACACTAGCAGCCATGTATGCTTCGATTGCTAATGAACCAATTAAGAACCTGGTTGTGGCGACAGTTCCTATTGATTTTAGTGTGGCGGCCATTCCGGAGCATGTGGCGAATGGGTTAAAGGAAGGCAACTCCCCCTTAAACCGATTCATAGATGTTTACGGAATCATTCCACCTCATTACGTTGAGGCCATGTTTAGGTCTGTCACGTCACCCGTTTATACCAGTCCATACGTAACACTATTAACCCGCGCGAATGACAAGCGGTTTGTGGAAAAATGGCGACGGATGAACAATTGGACAAAAGGGCATGTCCCCCTAACGGGTGGCGCTTTCCAACAACTAACGAATGACCTCTTTAAGGAAAATAAACTCGTAAAAGGGGAGTTTACCATCCGTGGCGAAAAAGCCGATTTAGGTAAGATTGAGGCAAACCTATTAGTGGTGAGCTCAAAGAACGATAACCTTATACCTGAAGAGCAAAGCCGGCCATTGATGGATTTAGTTTCAAGTAAAGATAAAACCTATCAAGTAGTCGAAGCAGGTCACGTCTCTTTAGCGATATCAGGGAAATTTTCTGGTATTTTAGATCACTGGCTATGTGATCGTTCAAGGAAAAAATAGATAACCATTTGCAGCTGCCTGTGTCATGAAAATAAGAGGTAGGCAGCTTTAGATTAAATGAACAGAAGGTGGGATTTAACATGCAGGTTTTGCCATCCATTTTTGAAACGATTATTGAAAAAGAAGCAGTTCAATTTTTACAATCACTCATCCAAGTGAACAGTGTGAATCAGCCTGGAAATGAAAAAAGAGTGGCGGAGTTGATCGAGACTTATTTAGCCTCATCCAAACTTCACGTTGAAGTAGATGACCTTGGTCACAATCGGGCCAATCTATTTGTAACTTATCCAAATGGTGAAACAGATGCAAAGTATTTAATTTATAGCGGGCATTTAGATACCGTGCCAACGGGAAAGGTCGAATGGGAGCATGATCCTTTTTCCGGAAAGGTAGTTGGGAATAAAATATATGGGCGGGGAACGACAGACATGAAGGGCGGCGTAGCTGCCATGATCCTTGCTCTGAAATATTTAGAAGGTGCCGGAGTAAAACTAAAGGGAAAGGTCCAGTTTGTCGGGACCGCAGGTGAAGAGGTGGATGGATATGGGGCAAAAACAGTCGTCGAAAAGGGGCAAATTGACAAAGCTACCGCGATGGTTGTTTCGGAACCTAGTGAAAACCAACTATTTACTGCACATAAGGGTTGTCTATAGCTAGAAATCACCACAAATGGAAAAACAGCGCACGGCTCCATGCCAGACCAGGGGATTAATGCAATTTTAGCGATGAATGAGTTGATTAATACGCTCCAAACCTATCAATTTGATTACACGCCACACCCATTATTAGGTCATCCCACAATGAATATTGGGACAATCGAAGGCGGGGTAAAAACAAATGTGGTACCGGACCAATGTAAATTGACGTTAGACATCCGAACCATTCCCGGCCAGGATAAAGATAGCATTCTAGCAGATATTGAGA belongs to Neobacillus sp. OS1-2 and includes:
- a CDS encoding alpha/beta fold hydrolase gives rise to the protein MTTDTERKTSFDFEKEWTRWNEFFKTINGPELSKELTPRQCIWKKNKATLWHYAAVEKKYDVPIFFIYSLFNRPHILDFAPGTSVIEGLINSGYDVYLLDWGMAGYEDKDINLEDYIVDYIKKSVQRVLRHSAADEVSVVGYCLGGTLAAMYASIANEPIKNLVVATVPIDFSVAAIPEHVANGLKEGNSPLNRFIDVYGIIPPHYVEAMFRSVTSPVYTSPYVTLLTRANDKRFVEKWRRMNNWTKGHVPLTGGAFQQLTNDLFKENKLVKGEFTIRGEKADLGKIEANLLVVSSKNDNLIPEEQSRPLMDLVSSKDKTYQVVEAGHVSLAISGKFSGILDHWLCDRSRKK
- a CDS encoding M20/M25/M40 family metallo-hydrolase; the protein is MQVLPSIFETIIEKEAVQFLQSLIQVNSVNQPGNEKRVAELIETYLASSKLHVEVDDLGHNRANLFVTYPNGETDAKYLIYSGHLDTVPTGKVEWEHDPFSGKVVGNKIYGRGTTDMKGGVAAMILALKYLEGAGVKLKGKVQFVGTAGEEVDGYGAKTVVEKGQIDKATAMVVSEPSENQLFTAHKGCL
- a CDS encoding MFS transporter — encoded protein: MSTIMKKAWGFRYAILLILWLVYIINYFDRMAVLTFLPFIQKDLHLTPVEVGQLASVFFFAYAAAQISAGFLADKIGAKKVMYIAITVFTFVTALTGMVKTFGQFLALRIGLGLGEGHHFAPAIRAINNWFPHKERGRAVSFFATSWAVAPAIVPVIVTSISIYFFSGAWRPVFYVLAIPGAIGILLLWRFVSDSPSEMIAKGKLSKDQDVDDSSVRKISKEEKRKSYGIFLKDVNFYVFTLCLFCQLAVYWGTTTWLTSFLVTQHGLNLKEMGLFASAPYIVAFFAMMLGGWLMDNVLHRMKPVALIGYICSIPVLWMLGAVEKGNTGLLLTLLLLVGFFVNLNFGSIYAYLPKLYPKEVVGSATGLANGIGQLGAFVSPLVAGYLVKVGANGAQDFSRVFIFFAIVSAVAAVCAIILKEKKITNANIKLVNNEKSVS
- a CDS encoding sigma 54-interacting transcriptional regulator yields the protein MAVKCTNENMSMSEKTKLDGVNKSDMETILLSIFQSSYDGIYVADNNGVGMMVNSAYSRITGVESQELLGKNMMTVVKEGLVSESVTMKVLEEKTAQTIIQTVRGKELLVTGNPVFDHHGNITYVVTNVRDISDLNYMKTELIHSKRLTEQYIYEIEELKKRELIHMHLDGVICQSQEIMKVFHLARKVAKVHSTVLILGESGVGKEVIVNYLHQESDRANAPLIKVNCGAIPKHLLESELFGYEKGAFTGADSQGKPGLFEQADGGTIFLDEIGDMPIDLQVKLLRVLQEFEIMRVGGRKSFKIDVRVISATNMNLEEMVDKNDFRRDLYYRLNIVPIKVPPLRERIADIVPLAFYFLNKTNKKNKLNKRFHHEIIHFFEEYRWPGNIRELENLIERLVVTTDNEEIGMHDLPQSMLQGRARKKTETRKLKEIIATVERKLIKEQMEKSKTTRVAAKELGISQSALVKKMQKLGL
- a CDS encoding glucose 1-dehydrogenase, yielding MELPTFDLTGKVALVTGGSKGIGFSMAQALGHYGAKLVISSRGVEEGERAVSLLKEEDIEAVYIPCDVTKKDQVEQLVSQIVDQFGSLDILVNNAGMNIRKLLIDVEESDWDQVLTVNLKGLFLVGQACAKQMIKQKYGKIINISSILGSIGMPFQTSYAASKGGINQVTKVWAEELAPYNITVNAIGPGYIKTPMTKEWLSDPERTEKITNASMIKRIGETSDLVGPVVFFASDTSAYVTGQILNVDGGCTAR
- a CDS encoding class I adenylate-forming enzyme family protein codes for the protein MNIIKEVHFTREVKVFEDRPDTLSAMLKETARNYPAGEALVMNGNRLTYKEMYEKVEQIAGHLQNSLGVKKRDRVALLLGNSIEFCLLVFACARLGAIVVPLNTRLKETELSFMIQQSNSKILVVDDEFLEKVEGMRDLDSIGHVQHFFLIGHKTPNRKDYLPFEILEQPSTVADVYVTEEDPLFIMYTSGTTGQPKGAIGSHLGAIHSAINYEHVLKTNDKARTLIAVPLFHVTGLIGQLFHMVKVGGTSVIMRRFRTEEYIRLTVEENVSFLFNVPTIYIMMMAHPDFSVYNYSKVNCIAYGGAPMSSETIYKLKKYFPNSYLHNAYGATETSSPATIMPQKFHDSKVASVGLPVPVGEMRVVNDLDEPCNPGEVGELLIKGPMIVEGYWNNEIANQTSFLHGFWRSGDLAKIDEDGFVYIVDRKKDLINRGGEKIFSIEVENVIYNHPKVHEVAVVGVPDPLFGEIVKAVIVPKADETIKSQEIRDFVADRLANYKVPKLVEFVSELPRNAAGKIIKNVLKNVQH
- a CDS encoding polyhydroxyalkanoate biosynthesis repressor PhaR, which produces MAGQGTFDPYDLVKKFSDQWEKQANEMIHSWTNNREFVGFSKVSSDIQSRYLEMVKKNQELLANQLHVPTKSDFAHVAKLAIQTEEKLDALEEQIWSLQASMDTANKGITSLVEVSREMMKLTKQLKSEQVKYKKDIEKVSEFYFEIQEIRSELAQNLVLKEEISALKKQVDEKLGKHKKNERELELAATAK